A genomic region of Klebsiella sp. RIT-PI-d contains the following coding sequences:
- the fliQ gene encoding flagellar biosynthesis protein FliQ, which produces MTPESVMMMGTEAMKVALALAAPLLLVALVTGLIISILQAATQINEMTLSFIPKIVAVFITMIIAGPWMLNLLLDYMRTLFSNIPYIIG; this is translated from the coding sequence ATGACTCCTGAATCGGTCATGATGATGGGCACCGAGGCGATGAAAGTCGCGCTCGCGCTCGCCGCGCCGCTGCTGCTGGTGGCGCTGGTCACCGGCCTTATCATCAGTATTTTGCAGGCTGCCACCCAGATTAACGAGATGACACTCTCCTTTATTCCGAAGATTGTTGCGGTATTTATCACCATGATCATCGCCGGACCGTGGATGCTGAATTTGCTGCTGGACTACATGCGCACGCTGTTCAGCAATATTCCGTATATCATCGGGTAA
- the fliP gene encoding flagellar type III secretion system pore protein FliP (The bacterial flagellar biogenesis protein FliP forms a type III secretion system (T3SS)-type pore required for flagellar assembly.): MRRVVPFILAGLWLAAPAAMAQLPGLVTQPLANGGQSWSLPVQTLVFLTSLTFLPALLLMTTSFTRIIIVFGLLRNALGTPSAPPNQVMLGLALFLTFFIMSPVIDKIYTDAYQPFSENKISLDVAMEKGAQPLREFMLRQTREADLALFARLANSGPIDGPEAVPLRILLPAYVTSELKTAFQIGFTIFIPFLIIDLVIASVLMALGMMMVPPATIALPFKLMLFVLVDGWQLLVGSLAQSFYS; the protein is encoded by the coding sequence ATGCGCCGCGTTGTCCCCTTTATTCTTGCCGGTCTGTGGCTGGCTGCGCCTGCGGCTATGGCACAGCTTCCCGGTCTGGTTACTCAGCCGCTCGCCAACGGCGGCCAGAGCTGGTCCCTGCCGGTACAGACGCTGGTGTTTCTTACCTCGTTAACCTTTTTGCCTGCGCTGTTGTTAATGACCACCAGCTTTACCCGTATTATCATCGTTTTTGGCCTGCTGCGTAACGCCCTCGGTACGCCCTCTGCGCCACCCAATCAGGTGATGCTGGGTCTGGCCTTATTTTTGACCTTTTTTATTATGTCGCCGGTTATCGATAAGATTTATACCGACGCCTATCAGCCGTTTAGCGAAAATAAAATCTCGCTGGACGTCGCCATGGAAAAAGGCGCTCAGCCGCTGCGCGAATTTATGCTGCGCCAGACGCGTGAAGCCGATCTGGCGCTGTTTGCTCGCCTGGCAAACAGCGGCCCTATTGACGGGCCAGAAGCCGTCCCGCTGCGAATTTTGCTGCCGGCTTACGTGACCAGCGAACTGAAAACCGCTTTTCAGATTGGCTTCACTATCTTTATTCCGTTCCTGATTATCGATCTGGTTATTGCCAGCGTGCTTATGGCTCTGGGGATGATGATGGTGCCCCCGGCAACCATTGCCCTGCCCTTTAAACTCATGCTGTTTGTGCTGGTGGATGGCTGGCAGCTGCTGGTCGGTTCACTGGCCCAGAGCTTTTACAGTTAA
- the fliO gene encoding flagellar biosynthetic protein FliO, which yields MKTQATVVQPAVSPVSSLMQVSGALLGIIFLILMAAWVLKRVGFGGKSAPARGLKVSAGATLGPRERIVIVEVEDARLVLGVTAGQISLLHTLPPAAADTVPAAPVAPDFASMMKNLLKRSGRS from the coding sequence ATGAAAACTCAGGCCACGGTCGTTCAGCCGGCCGTTTCCCCCGTCTCGTCGCTCATGCAGGTCAGCGGCGCGCTACTGGGCATTATATTTCTAATCCTGATGGCCGCATGGGTATTAAAGCGCGTGGGATTCGGCGGTAAAAGCGCTCCGGCGCGCGGTCTGAAAGTTAGCGCAGGCGCCACGCTTGGCCCGCGTGAACGTATCGTGATTGTTGAGGTAGAAGACGCACGTCTGGTCCTCGGCGTAACGGCTGGACAGATTTCACTGTTGCATACGCTACCCCCTGCGGCTGCCGACACGGTACCCGCCGCACCCGTCGCCCCCGATTTTGCATCAATGATGAAAAACCTTCTCAAGCGTTCCGGGAGATCCTGA
- the fliL gene encoding flagellar basal body-associated protein FliL, with protein sequence MTDSAITTKKSKRAIWLPLLVLITLVACATAGYSYWRMQQQPAAHAKAEAPPPAAPVFFALDTFTVNLGDADRVLYVGITLRLKDEATRARLNEYLPEVRSRLLLLFSRQDASQLSTNEGKQALVAAIKETLGQPLVAGQPRQDVTDVLYTAFILR encoded by the coding sequence ATGACCGACTCCGCCATCACCACTAAAAAAAGCAAACGCGCCATTTGGCTCCCGCTGCTGGTGTTAATCACCCTCGTCGCGTGCGCCACCGCAGGCTACAGCTACTGGCGTATGCAGCAGCAGCCGGCTGCGCACGCGAAAGCAGAAGCTCCGCCGCCTGCCGCGCCGGTCTTTTTTGCGCTGGATACCTTTACCGTCAACCTGGGCGATGCGGATCGCGTACTGTACGTGGGCATTACCCTGCGCCTGAAGGATGAGGCTACTCGCGCCCGCCTGAATGAATACCTGCCGGAAGTCCGCAGCCGTCTGCTGCTGCTGTTCTCCCGTCAGGATGCCAGCCAGCTATCAACGAATGAAGGTAAGCAGGCACTGGTTGCGGCAATTAAAGAGACGCTGGGACAGCCGCTGGTCGCCGGGCAACCGCGCCAGGACGTGACCGACGTTCTCTATACAGCCTTTATTTTGCGGTAG
- the fliM gene encoding flagellar motor switch protein FliM, which produces MGDSILSQAEIDALLNGDSDKTDEPQKGKSSDSDIRPYDPNTQRRVVRERLQALEIINERFARQFRMGLFNLLRRSPDITVGAIRIQPYHEFARNLPVPTNLNLIHLKPLRGTGLFVFSPGLVFIAVDNLFGGDGRFPTKVEGREFTNTEQRVINRMLKLALESYSDAWKAIHPLDVEYVRSEMQVKFTNITTSPNDIVVNTPFHVEIGNLTGEFNICLPFSMIEPLREVLVNPPLENSRSEDQNWRENLVRQVQHSELELIANFADISLRLSQILKLKPGDVLPIEKPDRIIAHVDGVPVLTSQYGTVNGQYALRVEHLINPILNSLNEEQP; this is translated from the coding sequence ATGGGCGATAGCATTCTTTCTCAGGCCGAAATTGACGCGCTGCTCAACGGCGACAGCGACAAAACCGATGAACCACAAAAGGGTAAATCGAGCGACAGCGACATTCGTCCCTACGATCCCAATACCCAACGTCGCGTCGTTCGCGAACGCTTGCAGGCGCTGGAGATCATTAACGAACGTTTTGCCCGCCAGTTCCGTATGGGGCTGTTTAACCTGCTGCGTCGTAGCCCGGATATTACCGTTGGTGCCATCCGCATTCAGCCGTATCACGAATTTGCGCGCAACCTGCCGGTGCCGACCAACCTAAACTTGATCCACCTGAAACCGCTGCGCGGTACCGGGCTGTTTGTCTTTTCGCCGGGGCTGGTGTTTATCGCTGTTGATAACCTGTTCGGCGGCGACGGTCGTTTTCCGACCAAAGTGGAAGGTCGCGAGTTCACCAATACCGAGCAGCGGGTGATAAACCGGATGCTCAAGCTGGCTCTTGAGTCGTATAGCGATGCGTGGAAAGCCATTCATCCGCTGGATGTTGAGTATGTACGTTCAGAGATGCAGGTGAAGTTTACCAACATCACAACGTCACCGAACGACATCGTGGTCAATACCCCTTTTCATGTGGAAATCGGCAACCTGACCGGCGAGTTTAATATCTGCCTGCCGTTCAGCATGATTGAACCGCTGCGCGAAGTGCTGGTTAACCCGCCGCTGGAAAACTCACGCAGTGAGGACCAGAACTGGCGTGAAAATCTGGTGCGCCAGGTCCAGCATTCCGAGCTGGAGCTTATCGCCAATTTTGCTGATATTTCGCTGCGTCTGTCGCAGATCCTGAAACTGAAACCGGGCGATGTACTGCCTATTGAAAAACCCGATCGCATTATTGCGCATGTGGACGGCGTTCCCGTGCTGACCAGCCAGTACGGCACGGTTAATGGACAATATGCGCTGCGGGTTGAGCATTTGATCAACCCGATTTTGAATTCGTTGAATGAGGAACAGCCCTAA
- the fliN gene encoding flagellar motor switch protein FliN, whose product MSDINNPSDDNNGAMDDLWAEALNEQQNPAGKSAASAVFQQLGGGDVSGTLQDIDLIMDIPVKLTVELGRTRMTIKELLRLTQGSVVSLDGLAGEPLDILINGYLIAQGEVVVVADKYGVRITDIITPSERMRRLSK is encoded by the coding sequence ATGAGTGACATAAATAACCCGTCCGATGACAACAACGGGGCAATGGACGATCTGTGGGCTGAAGCGTTGAATGAACAACAAAACCCGGCCGGGAAAAGCGCTGCCAGCGCTGTTTTCCAGCAGTTGGGCGGCGGCGATGTCAGCGGGACGCTACAGGATATCGATTTAATTATGGATATTCCGGTCAAACTGACCGTTGAGCTGGGCCGCACCCGGATGACCATTAAAGAACTGCTGCGCCTGACGCAGGGATCGGTGGTCTCACTCGACGGACTGGCGGGCGAACCGCTGGACATCCTGATTAACGGCTATCTGATTGCTCAGGGTGAAGTGGTGGTGGTCGCCGACAAATATGGCGTACGCATTACTGATATCATCACCCCGTCAGAACGTATGCGTCGTTTGAGTAAATAA